DNA from Halorarum salinum:
TCCCGCGTGTCGCTCCGTAACGGTCCCATGTGCGGTTCAGAACGGTCCCGCTACGGATTGTTATGAGTCGCTTGGTCGGAACCGGCCGCTCCAAACGGCGGCTTACCCGTCGGCCGCGACGACCCGGCGGGCAAGCCGGAGAGGCGCCCTACGCCGACGGGTGGCGACTAACCGGTCGCGGCCGATCCGTATCACGAGCGATTAAGTGCCGCCGCGCGTCAGGTGGGGGTATGGCCGACCACCACGATCACGACCGCTACCGCGAGTTCGAGGACGAACGCGTCACCTCCCCCATGCAGCCGTTCACGACCGGGCAGGTGCTCACCGGCGCCGTCGTCGCGGCCGTCGGAATCGCCCTCGCGTTCGGGCTCCCGTTCCTGTTTTAATCGGTCCCGTCGATCCGGACGGTCACGGTCCCGTTCTCGCCGTTCGAGGACGCCCGGGCGGATTCGACGAACGACTCGCTGCCGAGGAAGACGACGATGGTCTCCCCGTCGATCCGAGCCGTTCTGACGGGGTCGTTCGCGTCGCGGGCGCCCTCCCACCCGTCGAACGCCGCCGAGAACTCGGTGGCGTTCGCGGCGTCGTCGAACCGGAGCACCCAGGCGTAGCCGGTGCCGCGCTCGCCCTCCCCGGCGTTCGCGAACGCGATGCGCTCGTCGGCGCCCCACCCGTCGGCGCCGGCGGCGGCCGCGGACTCGTTCAGTTCGCTCCCGAGCACGACGCGGACGAACAGTTCGCCGAACCGGTCCCGGGCGACCGGTTCGTGCTCCCAGTTGCCGCCCGCCTCGGCGTCGACCACGAGGTCGGCGACGGGTTCGGAGTCCGGATCGAGCCCGTGAACGAGCTGCTCGCTCGTCCGGGGCGGATCGGTGTACAGCACGTCGATCTCCTCGGGCCCCTCCAGCCGACCGTCGGCGTAGCGCGCTCCGAAGTAGTACGGCGCCAGGCCGAGCTTCGACGCCCCGCTGTTGTTCCGGTATCGTTGCCCCATCGACTCGGTCGCGTTCGGGTCGGCGAGGTCGTACAGCGCCGCGTACTCGGTCTCGACGTACGTCGCCGACCCCTCGGTGATGCTCCGCTGGACCATGAAGCCGTCAGTCGTCGGCCGCCCGACGGTCACGTCCGCGGCCGTCCGGCGGAACGCGTCCGTCCGGAACTGGACGACGTGGACCGACTCGTGGGCGAGCGTCCGCTCGGTCAGCTCGCTCCGGTCGAGGATCCGCCGGTTCACCGTCACGGTGTCGGGCGACTGGACGTACGCCGCGGCGGTCAGGGTCCGCGTGCGGTCCTCCGGGACGGTAATGCCGAGGAGGCGGTAGAACTCGGGGTAGCGCGTGGCGCCGACGTCCATCCGCTCGTCCGGTTCGATCCGGACCCGTTCCGGCGGTTGGGTGTGTCGCGCGTCGAGCATCGACACGACCCTCGCGTGGACGAGCGCGTAGTCGACCGGGAGCTCCCCGCCCTCCGTGTCGATGTCGTACGAGGCCGCCAGCGACTCGGGGGAGGCGGGGCGCTCCGTCCCCGTCGGCGTGTCGGTCGGCGTCGGCGTCTCGACGTTCGGGGTCGCCAGGGCCGCGTCCTTGGGGCCGACGGGCGCGGTCGCCTCGGCGGCCGGCCGTTCGGTGAACGACACGCCCGAGCTACAGCCGGCGAGCACGAGGAGGAGGACGACGAGCGGCGTCGGCGTGCGCATGCCGTTACCATTGGACACGAATCACCGTAAGGCTACGGGGGGCCCGGAAGGACGCGCGGGCCCGCTACGCGAGCTCCCGCCCGATGATCCCGCGGAGTTCCTCGATCCGGTCGGCGTCGTACCGGATCGGTTCGTCGCCGACCGTCGCGGCCAGGGTCCCGTCGGCGGTGGCCTCGCCGATGCGTTCGACGGGCGCGACGCCGTCGAAACGTGCCTCGACGGCGTCAGGGTCGGTCGTCTCCACCACCGCCCGTCCGGGCGTCTCGTCGAACAGCGCGACCGCGTCGTCGACGGCGACGTCGACGCCGGCGTCCGGGGTCACCATCTCCGCGAGCGTCACCGCGAGCCCTCCCGTGCTCACGTCGTGAACGGCGAGCGTCCCGTCCCGGTCCGCCACCGTCGCGAGCGCCTCCAGCACGGCCGGGGCGTCCGGCCCGAGTTCGGGGAACCGGTCCGTCCCGCCCGCGTGCGCGAGGTACTCCGATCCACCGAGCGCCCCGCCGGCCTCCCCGACGACGAGCAGTTCGCCGTCGCCCGTCACCGACGCGGGCGGTGCGTCGTATGAGTCCTTCGTCCCGATCATCGCGACCGTGGGCGTCGGGGGGATCGGTCCGGTGACGGAGTCGTTGTACAGCGAGACGTTGCCCCCGACGACCGGGACGGACAGGTCCGCGCACATGTCCGCGAGACCGTCGACCGCGGCCGCGAAGCCGCCGTACACGTCGGGCTTCTCCGGGTTGCCGCCGTTCAGGCAGTCCACCGCGGCGAGCGGTCGTGCCCCCTTCGCGGCGAGGTTCGTCGCGTTCTCCAGCGCGATCGCTCGGGCCCCCTCGTACGGCGCCACCTCGGTCCAGCGCGGCTCGGCGCCCGCAGAGAGGGCGACCCCGACGCCCGCCTCGCGGACGGCGACGATGGCCGCGTCGTCCCCGGGACCAACCCCGGTCCGCGTCCCGACCTCGTGATCGTACTGGCGGTACACCCAGCGCTTGCTCGCGGTGGTGGGGCTGCCGACGACGGCCTCGAACGCCGCCGTCGGGTCCGGGTCCGGGAGGTCGCGATCCGGTTGCGCGGGGGGCTCGCGGTCGAGGTCGTTCGTCGGGGCGCCGTCGGCGAGGAACTCCGCCGGGACGTCGACGACCGTCTCACCTCGGAACGAGCAGACGTAGTTCCCCTCGGCGACTTCCCCGATGACCGAGCAGCCGAGGTCGAAGCGGTCGGCGATCTCGCGGACGCGCTCGACGTCCACGGGCCGTACCTCGTAGCACATCCGCTCCTGGGATTCGGCCAGCAGGATCTCCAGAGCGTTCATGTTCGGTTCGCGCTGGTGGACGGCGTCGAGTTCGATCTCGGCGCCGAGCCCGCCCTTGGCGACGAGTTCGGAGGACGCGCCGCCGAGCCCCGCCGCCCCGAGGTCGCGCGCGGACACGAGCAACCGTTCGTCCAGCAACTGTTCGTTGGCCTCGACGAGCCGCTTCTCGGCGTAGGGGTCGCCGACCTGGACGGCGGGCCGGTCCTCGGTCTCAGCGTCCTCGGCGAGGTCCTCGGAGGCGAAGGAGGCGCCCCCGAGCCCGTCCCGTCCCGTTCCGTTGCCGACGAGGACGAGTTTGTTTCCCGGCTCCTCCGCGACGGCGGTCACCATCCGGTCGGCGGAGGTCAGCCCGAGACACGCGACGTTGACGAGCGGGTTCCCCTCGTACCCCTCGTGGAAGGCGACCGAACCGCCGACCGTGGGGACGCCGATGCAGTTCCCGTAGTGGCTGATCCCCTCGACGACGCCCTCGAAGAGGTACCTGGAGTGTTCCCTATCGAACCCTCCGAAGTAGAGCGAGTCGGTCAGGGCGATGGGGTAGGCCCCCATGCTCAACGTGTCGCGGACGATCCCGCCGACGCCCGTCGCCGCGCCGTCGAACGGGTCCACGTAGGAGGGGTGGTTGTGGCTCTCGATGCCGAGGGTGACGTAGGTGTCGGCGTGGTCCCCGTCGGTCCGGGAGTCCGTACCGGCCGACGGAAGCGCGACCACGGCTGCGTCGTCGCCCGGGCCGACCACCACGTCCTCGCTCTCGCTCTCGAAGGCCCCAAGCAGGGGCCGCGAGGAGCGGTATGCGCAGTGTTCGCTCCAAAGGTTCTCGAACAGCGCGGCCTCTGCGGTCGTGAGGTCCCGGCCCAGTTCGGCAGTCACGAGCTCGCGGTCCTCGGCGGGGAGGCTCATCCATAGTCACGTTCAGAACCACCGGCAAAATGGCTTTCCATATGCATGGACGTGGTCACGGCGCGGGACGAAATTCCGGACCGCGTACCTTTTCTACCGGCCGCGACAAGCCTACCCCGTGCTATCGGTCGAGCTGCACAGTCACTCGGAGCTCTCACACGACGGGCGCGACCCGGTCGACATGCTCCTCGAACAGGCAGCCGCCGTCGGGCTGGACGCGCTCGCGGTCACCGACCACGACGAACTCGGCGCGAGCCTCGAAGCCGCCGATCGGGCCGACGAGCACGGCCTGGTCGGCATCACCGGGATGGAGGTGACGAGCGCCGCCGGTCACGTCCTCGCGCTCGGCATCGAGGAGCGGGTTCCCGCCGGACTCCCGTTCGACGAGACGCTCGACCGGATCGCCGAACAGGGGGGGCTCTCGGTCATCCCCCACCCGTTCCAGAAGTCGAGACACGGCGTCGCACCCCACGTCACGAACGACCAGCTCTCGGAGGCCGACGCCATCGAGGTGTACAACTCCCGGCTGTTGACCGGCCGTGCGAACCGGAAGGCAGAGACGTTCGCCGTCAATCACGGCGTTCCGATGACCGCCGGCAGCGACGCCCACATCGCGGAGATGGTCGGACAGGCCGTCACCGAGGTCGGCGCGAAGCGGCGCTCGACTAACGCGGTACTGGACGCGATCCGCGACGGACGGACGAGCGTCGTCGGCCAGCGGACGCCCTGGCACATCTCCTTCCGCCAGGCGGCCGGCGGCGCGAAGCGCCGGTTCCGGCGCGGACTGGGCGAGTTTCTGTAGCGTGTCCCGCGTCGACGGCGCTCCCGCCGAACTCGTTCGCGACGCTCTCGACGACGGCGATCCGTTCCCCGGGACGGGAGGGTTCGCGGGGAGGATCGACGGCCGGCTCGTCCGTGACGTGCTGGGCCGGCGACCCGTCTTCTCCGAACCGGGGGACCCGAACACGTGGAGTTTCGATCCCACCGACCTCGCCGATCCGCGTCCGGTCCCC
Protein-coding regions in this window:
- a CDS encoding DUF7550 family protein; its protein translation is MADHHDHDRYREFEDERVTSPMQPFTTGQVLTGAVVAAVGIALAFGLPFLF
- the purL gene encoding phosphoribosylformylglycinamidine synthase subunit PurL; this translates as MSLPAEDRELVTAELGRDLTTAEAALFENLWSEHCAYRSSRPLLGAFESESEDVVVGPGDDAAVVALPSAGTDSRTDGDHADTYVTLGIESHNHPSYVDPFDGAATGVGGIVRDTLSMGAYPIALTDSLYFGGFDREHSRYLFEGVVEGISHYGNCIGVPTVGGSVAFHEGYEGNPLVNVACLGLTSADRMVTAVAEEPGNKLVLVGNGTGRDGLGGASFASEDLAEDAETEDRPAVQVGDPYAEKRLVEANEQLLDERLLVSARDLGAAGLGGASSELVAKGGLGAEIELDAVHQREPNMNALEILLAESQERMCYEVRPVDVERVREIADRFDLGCSVIGEVAEGNYVCSFRGETVVDVPAEFLADGAPTNDLDREPPAQPDRDLPDPDPTAAFEAVVGSPTTASKRWVYRQYDHEVGTRTGVGPGDDAAIVAVREAGVGVALSAGAEPRWTEVAPYEGARAIALENATNLAAKGARPLAAVDCLNGGNPEKPDVYGGFAAAVDGLADMCADLSVPVVGGNVSLYNDSVTGPIPPTPTVAMIGTKDSYDAPPASVTGDGELLVVGEAGGALGGSEYLAHAGGTDRFPELGPDAPAVLEALATVADRDGTLAVHDVSTGGLAVTLAEMVTPDAGVDVAVDDAVALFDETPGRAVVETTDPDAVEARFDGVAPVERIGEATADGTLAATVGDEPIRYDADRIEELRGIIGRELA
- a CDS encoding PHP domain-containing protein; this translates as MLSVELHSHSELSHDGRDPVDMLLEQAAAVGLDALAVTDHDELGASLEAADRADEHGLVGITGMEVTSAAGHVLALGIEERVPAGLPFDETLDRIAEQGGLSVIPHPFQKSRHGVAPHVTNDQLSEADAIEVYNSRLLTGRANRKAETFAVNHGVPMTAGSDAHIAEMVGQAVTEVGAKRRSTNAVLDAIRDGRTSVVGQRTPWHISFRQAAGGAKRRFRRGLGEFL